In the genome of Bacillota bacterium, the window CACCGGTATAAGCGCATAACGGGACTGAGAAAATGTCACCCTCAGCGTTTCCGCGACTGGTTTAGCGTTGGCTCATGAGTTTTTGCCAACCGGGGTTCTTCTGACGTAGATAGGTCTCCAAAGGATCGGGCTGTGGCGCTGGCCGGAAGGGCTGGCGCCATGGATGGTTCTTGGCCGGCGGCTCAGCGACGGGTTTCGGCGGGGCGGCGGCCGGTGGGGCTTTCTTTTCTGCGGGCGGCCAGGCGAAAGGTTTCAAGGAGAGGTCTCATCTTTGTAGAGAGCCGTCAGGCGGCCGTCAAGGTGGGTCAGGACCGAGACCTTGTCTTTGGGACGAAGCAGGACGACGGAGCCTTTTCGGGTGAGCTGGTAGGTCGTGTTGTTGTAGGAGATGGTGGAGCCATTGGAGGCGCTGCGCTCTTCCCTGAAGGTCAGGATCTGGTCCAAGAGGCGCGGGGGAGGGGCCGGCCGATAGGCGGCTTCAGAAACGGCCGGGGCGACGGCGAACCGCGCGTTGTACTTCTTGATGTACTTGGGCAAGAAGAGGTTGGCCTGTTCCATGGTGCAGATGCCGGCCAGTCGCAGCTCGATCACGAGGCGCCCCTGGAGGGTCTCCCAGAGCCTTTCCACCCGGCCTTTGGCCTGTGGAGAGCCGGCCGGGATACGGTTGATTCCCAGGTCCTTGAGGATCCTACCGACCTGGGTCAGGATCTCCGTGCGGCCGATGAGTTGGTCTTCGACGGGGAGCTTGGCGGATGACGGCGACTGGAAGATGGTATGCCCGTCGGTGTAGACGTTGAGGGGCACGCCGTGATTGATGATCATCTGGCGGAAGGCTTCGAGGTATCCATGCATGTCTTCATGAGGCCGGAAATGAAGGCCTAGGACCGTGCTGGTGGCGTCATCGATGACCCCGTGAAGATCCATCTTTGGGCCGCGGCCCTCGAGCCAGTCGAAAGGGCTGGCGTCGGTCTGGACCAATATGCCTTCCTGGGGTTTTCGGCGCCTGGATCGGCGGCGCCGGGGAGGCCGGTGAACATAGCGGCTCTTGATGCCGACTGCCCCAAGGATGCGGCTGACGGTACGGTGGCTGAGCGAGATACCTTTGTACTCGGCCAGAAGCTCAGCCATCTGGCAATGGCTGGCTCCAGCGAAATCGGTCGTGGCCAGGGCGATCACCTGCTTTCGAGTGCCTTCTGGGACGGTATGCTTGGGCTTACGACCCCGGTTCTTGTGGGCGAGGGCGCGCGGCCCGACCTTCTTGAACCCCGCCTTAAGCCGCTTGACCTGCCGCTCGCTCAAGCCCAATGCCTCGGCCACCTCCTTGACCGTCTTGAGGCCCTCAACCGCCTGTCTTATCTCGTAAAGCCGGATCACTTCCTTGTCGCTCAAAGAAAAAATGTCCCCTCTCATGGTGACATTCTCTCAGTCCCACTTAAGGGTGACAATATCACAGTCCAACAACATGTCGATCAAGCGCAGCCTTGCCCCTGTCTATCGTTCGTGATATAATCCACACCAATTACACCTCGGGGAAGAAGACATTGGAGGGATCGGCGAATGGCGGCGGTCGGGGCCAGGGGAGCGAAGCCGGCGGATGGGGATCGGCGGCCGGGCGGGCCTCGGCCGGTGGCCTTTCAAGGCGAGCGTGGAGCCAACAGCGAGGATGCCATCGTCGGCCGTTTCGGGACGACGCCGGTGCTGCCTTGCCGGACCTTCGCCGCTGTCTTCGCCGCGGTCGAGGACGGGACGGCCCGCGCCGGCCTCGTTCCCATCGAGAATTCCCTGGCCGGCAGCATCACCGACACCTATGACCTCCTCCGCGCGTCGCCGTTGATCATCGCCGGCGAGGTCCTCCATCCCGTCGTCCACTGCCTGGTGGCCCTGCCCGGGCAGACCCTGGACCAGATCACCGAGGTTCTTTCCCATCCGCAAGCCCTCGCCCAGTGCGACGTCTTCCTCAAGGAGCACGGGCTGGAGCCGGTGGCCGCCAATGACACCGCCGGCAGCGCCCGTCTGGTGAGGGACCGCGGGATGAGGGGCACGGCGGCCATCTCGAGTCGCCGCGCGGCCGCGCTCTACGGGCTGGAGGTCCTGGCCGAGAGCGTCCAGACCAGCCGCGACAACGTCACCCGTTTCTATGTCATCGCCCATGAACCGGCCCCGAAGGGCCGGCATAACAAGACGGCCATCGTCTTCACCACCCCGAACCGTCCCGCCGCCCTCTTCTGGTGCCTCGGCGCGCTGGCCTGCCGGTCGATCAACCTGACCAAGCTGGAGTCGCGGCCCGGCCGGGAGCGGCCTTTCGAGTACGTGTTCCACGCCGAATTCGACGGGCACACCAGCGACGAGGACGTGGTCATGGCCCTCAAGGATCTCTCGGCCAAGGCCACGGGGCTCAAGGTCCTGGGATCGTTTCCGAAAGCCGACTGAGGCTGATTGAGCCGGAAGGCCTGAGGCGCCGAGCTCGCCGCCTCGTCTGGCTTATCGTCCCAGGGAAAAATTTTCGGTAACTTAAAGGATTTTCAGCCGGGGCCCCGAATAGACATTCTTCAATAACAGAACAGCTACTGGGCCTTACGGCCCAACGTTCGGAAGTGAGCCTAGGGTTCCGCACCGGGGAGTCGAAACATTCGCGACGTTCGCGGCATCCCCTGGCGGCCTGGACCAAGCGGCTCAACCGGCGGGCGTCCAACAGGGGGACCGGCCTCTGGTGACGGGCGGCTCGGCGGCACACCGTGGGTATAAAAGACCCGTGGCAAGTTCCAATCTCGGGATTTGCTGGGGTCTTTTTCTTATTACCCTTTTATTCTTTTCCTGGTCTTACCAACCATGAGATCGCGAGGTGATAACGCTTGAAGCAAATCATCGCCGTACTGGTCCAAAACAGCCCGGGCGTCTTGGCCCGGGTGGCCGGCCTCTTCGCGAGGCGCGGGTTCAACATCGACAGCCTCGCCGTGGGGGTCACCGACAACCCGGCCGTCTCCCGGATGACCATTGCCTTCGAGGGCGACGCCAGGGTCCAGGAGCAGGTCTCCAAGCAATTGAACAAGCTGATCGATGTCCGCAAGGTGTCGGAGCTGACCCCATCGGTGGCCATCTCTCGCGAGCTGGCCATGGTCAAGGTCCACGCCGAGCCGGCCCGCCGGGAGCAAATCGTCCAGCTGGTCAACTTGTTCCGGGCCAAGATCATCGACGTCAACCGACGGTCGCTGGTGGTCGAGGTCTCCGGTGACCATGAGAAGGTCGAGGCGCTCCTGGCCATGCTCCGCGAGTTCGGGTTGATGGAAGTCGTCCGCACCGGTCAGATCGCCATGGAACGGGGTTCCTCGGTGACCGCTCTGCCCGAACGGATGAGGGCCGAACGGCCCCAGGAAGAGGATATCCAACCTTCACTGGCTTACGCCGCCGAGGGCAACACATCTAAGAGGGGGTTGACGCAATGAACCGGGTTTACTACGACCAGGATGGCGATATGAGCCTGCTCAAGGGGAAGACCGTGGCCATCATCGGCTATGGCAGCCAGGGCCACGCTCACGCCCAGAACCTTCGGGACAGCGGGGTCGACGTCGTCGTCGGTCTCCGTCCGACCAGCCCGCGCTGGGAGCAGGTGAAGGCCGACGGGCTGAAGGTGGCCCCGACCGCCGAGGCCGCCGCCAAGGGCGACATCATCGTTATCCTCATGCAGGACGATAAGCACGCCGAAGTCTACGAACGCGACATCAAGCCGTCCCTGAAGGCCGGCAAGGCGCTCGTGGTCGCCCATGGCTTCACGGTGCTCTACCACCAGGTCACTCCGCCCGAAGACATCGACGTCTTCATGATCGCCCCGAAGAGCCCAGGCCACCTGGTCCGCCGGATGTACGTGGACGGAGCCGGGGTACCCGGGCTTCTGGCTGTCCATCAGGACTACACCGGCAAGGCCAAGGCCGTGGCCCTGGCCTACGCCCGCGGGATCGGCTGCACCAGGGCCGGGGTCATCGAGACGACCTTCCGCGAGGAGACCGAGACCGACCTCTTCGGCGAGCAGGCCGTCCTCTGCGGCGGCGTGACCGCCTTGATCAAGGCCGGGTTCGAGACCCTGACCGAGGCCGGCTACCAGCCGGAGATCGCCTACTTCGAGTGCCTCAACGAGCTGAAGTTGATCGTCGACCTCATCTACGAAGGCGGGCTGTCGTGGATGCGCTACTCGGTGAGCGACACGGCCGAGTGGGGCGACTACTCGCGTGGACCGCGGGTCGTCAACGACGCGGTCAAGGCGGAGATGCGGAAGATGCTCAAGGAAATCCAGAACGGCGAGTTCGCCCGGGAGTGGATCCTCGAGAACAAGGCCGGCCGGCCGGCTTACTGGGCGATCAAGGGCGCCGAGGCCGAACACCCCATCGAGAAAGTCGGGGCGGAGCTACGGGCGATGATGCCGTGGCTCAAGAAGAACAAGAAGGGATAAGCGGCCATGAGTGAGCGGGTCTACATCTTCGATACCACCCTCCGCGACGGCGAACAATCACCGGGCGTCGCCCTGACCGTCCCCGAGAAGCTCGAGGTGGCTCGGCAGCTGGCTCGCCTCGGGGTCGACGTCATCGAGGCCGGCTTCCCCATCTCTTCGCCGGGGGACTTCGCCGCCGTCAAGGCCGTGGCCGATGAAGTCCGCGGACCGGTCATCACCGGGCTCGCCCGGACCGACCGGGCGGACATCGACCGGGCCTGGGAAGCCGTGCGCGGCGCGGCCAAGCCGCGGGTCCACATCTTCATCGCCACCTCCGAAATCCACATGAAGCACAAGCTGAACAAGGTCCCGACCGAGGTCATCACAGCCACTCGGGAGGCCGTCAGCTACGCCGTCTCCCTCGGCGCCGAGGTCGAGTTCTCGGCCGAGGACGCCACCCGCTCTGATCCCGACTTCCTGGTCCGGGTCTTCCGTGAGGCGACTCGGGCGGGAGCGACCATCCTCAACGTCCCCGACACGGTCGGCTATACCACCCCCGGGGAGTTCGGTCGGCTCATCCGATACCTGAGGGACCATGTCGACGTCCCCTGCTTCTCCGTCCACTGCCATAACGACCTCGGCTTGGCCACGGCCAACTCGCTGGCGGCCGTCGAGGCCGGGGCGACCCAGGTGGAATGCACGGTCAACGGGATCGGGGAACGGGCCGGCAACACCTCCCTCGAGGAAGTGGTGATGGCCCTCCGGACGCGCCGCGAGCGCTACGACTGCGGCACCGGGGTCGACACCCGCCAGATCGCCCGCTCCAGCCACCTGGTCGTCCGCCTGACGGGGATGAAGGTCCAGCCGAACAAGGCCATCGTCGGGGCCAACGCCTTCGCCCACCAGTCCGGCATCCACCAGGACGGCGTCCTGAAGATGCCCCTCACCTACGAGATCATGAAACCGGAGGACGTCGGGTTGGTCGGCAACTCGATCGTCCTCGGCAAGCTGTCCGGCCGACACGCCCTGCAAAAGCACCTCTCCGACCTCGGCTACGAGCTCGACCAGGCCCAGTTGAAGCGGGTCTTCGTCCGCTTCAAGGAGCTGGCCGACAAGAAGCGAGACCTCAGCGACCTGGACCTGGTGGCCCTGGTCGAGGACGAGTCCGTCGGGGTGGCGGAAGCCGATCAGGGGACCTGGACCCTCGAGGAGATGCAGTTCGTCTCGGGTTCGAGAGTAATCCCGACGGCCACCGTCCTCCTGGGCACACCGGACGGGCCGCGCAAGGAAGCCTCATCGGGCCTCGGTCCGGTCGACGCGGTCTTCGCCGCCATCGCCCGGGCCTCGGGCACCGAGCCGAAGCTCTTGGACTACGACCTCAAGGCCGTCACCAGCGGCCGGGACGCCCTCGGCGAGGTCGTCCTGAAGCTCGGGCTGAACGGGCGGACCGCGATCGGCCACGGAGTCAGTACCGACGTCATCGAAGCCAGCGCCAGGGCCTATATGGCGGCGTTCAACAAGCTGATGGGCGGACCCGCCACCGGGAAGCCGGTCGGCGAGGCCGCCAAGACGGTCGGCGAGGCCGTTGAACGGGCGGCCCAAAGCCTGTCCGCCGATGGAGGTGAGCCGGTTGAATACCGAAGGGCCGCAGGGCAAGCGGCCGGGGGCCAGTCTGACTGAGAAGATCCTCAGCCGGGCGGCCGGTCGTCCGGTGCGGGCCGGCGACCTCATCGAAGGCCGGGCCGATCTGATCCTGGCCAACGACATCACCGGGCCGGTGGCCATCCACGAATTCGAGCGTCTGGGCGGCGTTCCGGTGGCCGACCCCGACCGGGTCGTGCTGGTGGCCGACCACTTCACCCCGAACAAGGACATCGCCTCGGCGGGGCTGGCCAAGACCCTCCGCGAGTTCGCCGCCAGGCATGGGATCAAGAAGCATTACGACACGGGTCGCGGGGGCGTCGAGCACGCCCTTCTGCCTGAGGCCGGGCTGGTTGAGCCCGGCCAGGTGATCATCGGCGGGGATTCCCACACCTGCACTTACGGCGCCCTCGGGGCCTTCGCCACGGGGGTCGGGAGCACCGACGTGGCCGTGGCCATGGCCACCGGGATGGCCTGGTTCAAGGTCCCGGAGACGATCCGGGTCACCCTGACCGGGAAGACCGGCCCCTGGGTCGAGGCCAAGGACCTGACTCTGGCCGTCCTGGCCCGGTTGGGGGTCGAGGGGGCCAACTACGCCGCCGTCGAGTACGACGGCGAGGCCATCGCCGCCCTTTCCATCGAGGGCCGGCTGACCCTCTGCAACATGGGCATCGAGATGGGGGCGAAGAACGCCATCATCGCCCCGGACGACAAGGCCTGGGAGTACGTGGGCCAGGCAGGCCCGGCCGACGCGGCGGGTCTGCGTTCCGACCCCGACGTCGTCTACCTCTCCGAGATCGTCATCGACGCCTCGGCGGTCGAGCCCATGGTCGCCCTCCCCCACCTGCCCTCCAACGGACGACCGGCGGGCAGCGTCGGCCGGATCCCCATTGATCAGGTGGTCATCGGCTCCTGCACCAACGGCCGCATCGAGGACTTGCGTAAGGCGGCCAGCGTCCTGCGCGGGCGCAAGGTCAGTCCGACGGTCCGCTGCCTGATCATCCCGGCCACCCAGCGAGTCTACCTGCAGGCTGCCCGCGAGGGACTGCTCGAGGCCTTCGTCGAGGCCGGTGCCGCGGTCAGCGCGCCGACCTGCGGTCCCTGCCTCGGCGGGCACATGGGGGTCCTGGCCGCCGGCGAGCGCTGCGTGTCGACGACCAACCGCAACTTCGTCGGCCGGATGGGTCACCCGTCGAGCGAGGTCTACCTGGCCGGCCCGGCCGTCGCGGCGGCTTCGGCCATCGCCGGCCGGGTGGCCGACCCGCGGGAGGTGGTCGCGTGAGCCGCGTCTGGAAATACGGCGACAACGTCGACACTGACGTGATCATCCCGGCCCGCTACCTGAACAGCCCGGACCCGGCCGAACTGGGTCGGCACTGCCTCGAGGACCTGGACCCCGGCTTCCGCTCGGCGGTCCTCCCGGGCGACGTCATCGTCGCCGGACGCAACTTCGGCTGCGGCAGTTCCCGCGAACACGCCCCGCTGGCCATCAAGGCGGCCGGGGTCGGCGCGGTCATCGCCGCCTCCTTCGCCCGCATCTTCTTCCGGAACGCCGTCAACATCGGCCTCCCGATCATCGAGTCGCCCGAAGCCTCGGCCGCTCTTGAGAACGGCCGCCGGGTCGCCGTCGACCTGGCCGCCGGCCTGGTCCATGACCTCGGCGACGGTCGGACCTGGAAGGTCAAGCCTTTGCCGCCCTTCGTCCTGGAGATCGTCCAGGCCGGCGGCCTGATTCCCCTGACCCAGCAGCGCCTGGCCGAACAGTCTCGAAATCCGACCTGAAAGGGGTGTCCTGAAGATGATTGCCGTGCTCTCCGGGGATGGAATCGGTCCAGAGGTATGTGAGCAGGCCATTCGGGCCCTCCGGGCGGCCGGGGACCGGTTCGGCTTGAAGCTCACCTTCGAGGAGCGGCCTTTCGGTGGGAAGGCCATCGACGAGACCGGGGTGCCCCTCCCGGAGGAGACCCTCGCGGCCTGCCGGCGGGCCCACGCCGTGCTTCTAGGGGCGGCCGGCGGACCCAAGTGGGACGGGCTTCCGCCGGAGATCCGACCCGAGCGCGGGCTGCTTGATCTGCGCCAGGAGATGCGGACCTTCGCCAACCTGCGCCCGGTCTATCTCCCCGAGGTCGGCTTCACCTCGTCGCCGCTGCGGCCTGAGCTGACCTCGGGCGGCATCGACGTCCTGGTCGTCCGGGAGCTCACCGGCGGACTCTACTTCGGCGACAAGAAGCGCTGGGACGGGAACGACCCGGGGGCCTCGGACGTGCTGTCCTACACGGTCGCGCAGATCGAGCGCATCGCCAGGGTGGCCTTCGGGCTCGCCGGCTCGCGGCGCGGCCGGGTCACCTCGGTCGACAAGGCCAACGTCCTCCTGACCAGCCGCCTGTGGCGGGAAGTCGTCACCGAGGTGGCCGCCGACTACCCGGAGATCGAGCTCGACCACATGTACGTGGACAACTGCGCCCACCTGATGGTCCGTGACCCGCGGCGGTTCGACGTCATCCTGACCGAGAACACCTTCGGGGACATCCTCAGCGACCTGGGCGGCGGGCTGGTCGGCAGTCTCGGCCTCCTTCCCTCGGCCAGCCTCGGCGAGGGGGGCCCGGGCATCTACGAACCGGTTCATGGCTCCGCCCCGGACATCGCCGGCCGGTCCCTGGCCAACCCGTGCGGGGCCATCCTTTCCGTGGCCATGCTGGCCCGCTTCTCGCTCGGCCGGGAGGACATCGCCCGGGTCATCGAGGACGCCGTCTGGTCCGTCCTGGCCGACGGCGTCCATACCAGCGACCTGACCTCCGGGAACGGGCACCAGCCCGTCTCCACCGAAGTCTTCGGGGACCTGGTCATCAGGGAGATCAACCAGGCCGGAGCCAACGACGCGTCCGGCTCCACCGACGGCACCGATCAAGGCGATGGGAACCGGGGGCTCGGCCGGAGCGGCGGCCACGGTGCCCGCCGCAATCGACTCGCCGGCCGAAGCCGCTTTGTCGGCCAGACCCGGCCGTTCACCGAAGGGAGATGGCAGATGTGAGCATCCAAATCTATATCGACGGCAAGTTCTACCCGAAGGCTGAGGCCAAGGTCTCCGTCTTCGATCACGGCTTCCTATACGGGGATGGTGTCTTCGAAGGGATCCGGGCCTACAACGGCCGGGTCTGGAAGCTCGACGAACACATCAAGCGGCTGTACGAAGGGGCCAAGGCGATCCTCCTGACCATCCCGCTGACCCCGGCCGAGATGACCGAGGCCGTCCTGGAGACCCTCCGTCGCAGTTCGCTCGATGAGGGCTACATCCGTCTGATCGTCTCGCGCGGCGTCGGCGACCTGGGCCTCGACCCGCGGAAGTGCCTGCGGGCCTCGGTCGTCATCATCGCCGACCGGATCACCATCTACCCGCAGGAACTCTATGACAAGGGGCTCAAGGTGGTCACCGTGGCCACCAGGCGGAACCACAGCGAGGCCCTGAGCCCGCGGATGAAGTCCCTCAACTACCTGAACAACATCATGGGCAAGATGGAGGCCAATCACCTCGGCTACCCTGAGGTCCTGATGCTCAACTCCGAGGGGTACGTGACCGAGGGGACCAGCGATAACCTCTTCATCGTCCGCCACGGCGAACTGCTGACGGCGCCGATCACCGCCTGCATCCTCGAGGGGATCACCCGTAACACCATCATCAAGCTCGCCGCGGAGCTCGGCATCCCCTTCCGTGAGACCCTCTTCAACCGGGTCGACGTCTTCACCGCCGAGGAATGCTTCCTCACCGGCACGGCCGCCGAGGCCATCGCCGTGACCGAGGTCGACGGCCGGGTCATCGGCGACGGCGTGCCCGGGTCGATCACCACCCGGCTGATCTCCGCCTTCCGCGCCCGCACTTTGGTCGAGGGCACTCCCATCTGGCCGGCCGGGCAGGTCCGGAACCTGGCCAGAGCGGCCGGCGGCGAAGGGCAGGGTTGATCATGGCCCGTTCCAATCCCGTCAGGCCCGCTCCCGCCGGACCGCTCACCGCCGGCCTGGAGCGGGCTCCTCACCGTTCCCTCCTGCGCGCCCTGGGCCTGACCGATGCCGAGATGGCCGGGCCCTTCGTCGGCGTGGCCAGCGCCTTCAGCGAACTGGTTCCGGGACACCTTCACCTGCGGTCCCTGACCGAGGCGGTCAAGGCCGGCGTGCGGCTGGCCGGCGGGGTGCCCCTGGAGTTCCCGGTCATCGGCGTCTGCGACGGCCTGGCGATGAACCACGCCGGGATGAAGTACTCCCTGGCCACCCGGGAGCTCATCGCCGACTCGGTTGAGGCGATGGCCGTCGGGCACGCCCTCGACGCCCTGGTCCTCATCCCCAACTGCGACAAGATCATCCCCGGGATGCTCATGGCGGCCGCCCGGGTGAACCTCCCCGCGGCCCTCGTCAGCGGCGGCCCGATGCTGGCCGGCCGGCACGACGGGCGGGCCGTCGACCTGTCGACGGTCTTTGAAGCCGTCGGGGCGGTCAAGGCCGGCCGCCTCGACCCGGGCAAGCTCGACGAACTGGAGACGGCGGCCTGCCCCGGCTGCGGTTCATGCTCCGGGATGTTCACCGCCAACTCGATGAACTGCCTCACCGAGGCCATCGGCATGGCCCTCCCCGGCAACGGGACGATCCCGGCCGTCTCGGCGGCCCGCGTCCGGCTGGCCAAGGAGACTGGGGCCGCGGCCGTACGGGCCCTCCGGCACGGGATCAGACCTCGGGACGTGATCACCCCGGCCGCGGTCCGGAACGGCCTGGCCCTCGACATGGCCCTCGGCTGCTCGAGCAACACGGTCCTCCATCTCCTGGCCATCGCCCGCGAGGCCGGTCTGGGGATGGATCTGAGCTGGGTCGAGGAGGTCGGGCGACATACGCCTCAGCTCTGCCTCCTCCGTCCGGCCGGCCCCCACCACCTCCAGGACCTCGACGAGGCCGGCGGGGTCTCCGAAGTGATGGCCCGCCTGCTGGCCGCGGGTCTGATCGATGGGCGCACCTTCACCGTCGGCGGGCGGGCCCTCAAGGACGTCCTGGCTGAAGCCACGGCGCGCGGCCGGGCCGGCACGGCCCCCGGACGGAACAGCGCCGGGGCCGAGGTCATCCGGGAGCTGGCCAATCCCCACTCGAAGGACGGCGGCCTGGCCATCCTCCGCGGCAACCTGGCCCCCGGCGGGGCCGTCGTGAAAGCTGGGGCGGTCCGCCCGGAGATGCTCGTCCACAGCGGCCCGGCCCGGGTCTATGAGAGCGAAGAGGCCTCGATGAAGGCGATCATGGACGGTCTCGTCCGTCCCGGCGACGTCCTCGTCATCCGCTATGAGGGCCCGCAGGGTGGGCCGGGGATGCGGGAGATGCTCTCCCCCACCGCGGCCCTGGCCGGCATGGGCCTCGATGACCGAGTCGCTTTGTTGACCGACGGGCGTTTCTCGGGAGCGACCCGGGGCGCGGCCATCGGCCACATCGTCCCGGAAGCCGCCGTCGGCGGTCCCATCGCCCTGGTTGAAGACGGCGACGTGGTCGCCATCGACATCCCCGGTCATCGGCTCGAGCTGAAGGTCTCCGAGGAGGCCCTGGCCGAGCGGCGGCGGGCCTGGAAGCCGCGTCCCCCGGCCACCGACAGCCCCTTTCTCCGCCGCTACGCCGGTCTGGTCGGCCCGGCCTCGTCCGGGGCCGTGCTTGATGACGGGTCGAAGGGCCGCGACAAGTCGTCGGCCAAGGAGGTCGGACGATGAAGGTCACCGGCGCACAGGCCCTTTTCAAGAGCCTCCTCGAGGAGGACGTCGAGGTCATCTTCGGCTATCCGGGCGGCCAGGTCCTCGAGATCTACGACGCCCTCCCGCAGTTCCCCATCAGGCACATCCTCACCAGGCACGAGCAGGGGGCCGTCCACGCCGCCGACGGCTTCGCCAGAGCCACCGGCAAGGTCGGTGTCTGCCTGGCGACCTCCGGCCCCGGAGCGGCCAACCTCGTCACCGGGCTGGCCACGGCCTACATGGACTCGACCCCGCTGGTCGCCCTGACCGGACAGGTGTCCACGGCTTTGCTCGGCCGCGATGCCTTCCAAGAGTCCGACCTGACCGGGATCACGATGCCCATCACCAAGCACAATTATCTGGTCAAGGACCCGGCCGACCTGCCCCGGATCATCAAGGAGGCCTTCCACATCGCCTCGACCGGCCGGCCCGGGCCGGTCCTGGTCGACATCCCGCGCGACGTTCAGATGGGCAAGGTGACTTTCCGCTATCCCAGCGAGGTCAGCCTGCCCGGTTACAAGCCGACCTTCTACGGCCATCCGGCCCAGATCACCCAGGCGGCCAAGGCCCTCGGCGCGGCCGAGCGGCCGCTGATCCTGGCCGGCGGCGGGGTGACCTCGTCCGGGGCCCACGAGATTCTGATGGACCTGGCCGAGAAGCTGTCCATCCCCGTCGTCAGCACGCTCCTCGGTCTCGGGACCATCCCCGCCGACCATCCGCTCTTCCTGGGGATGCTCGGCATGCACGGGACCTACCGGGCCAACCGGGCGGTCCACGAGGCCGACCTGCTCCTGGCCGTCGGGACTCGCTTCTCCGACCGGGTCACCGGTCCGACCGACCAGTTCGCCGCCAAGGCCAAGATCATCCACGTCGACGTCGACCCGGCGGAGATCGGCAAGAACGTCCAGGTCGACATCCCGGTCGTCGGTGACGCCCGGCAGATCCTCGAGGTCCTGACCGACAAGGTCGGCGAGACCAAGCCAGACGTGGCCGAGTGGCTGGCCGAGATCCGCTCGTGGCACGCCGACGGGCAATCGGAGGTCGACGACGAATCCCCGGTTAACCCGCCGGCGGCCATCCGGTGGATCGCCGAGGCGGCCGGTCAGGAGGCCGTCATCGTCACCGACGTCGGCCAGCATCAGATGTGGACCGCACAGCATTGGCCGGTCCGCCGCCCCCACACCTTGATCAGCTCAGGCGGCCTCGGGACGATGGGCTTCGGGCTACCGGCGGCCATTGGCGCCAAGGTTGGGCGGCCCGACGCCCCGGTCGTCCTGATCACCGGCGACGGCAGCTTCCAGATGAACGTCCAGGAGCTTGGGACGATGGCCGCCGAGGGCATCGCCCTCAAGATCTTCCTCTTCAACAACGGCAGTCTGGGCATGGTCCGGCAATGGCAGGACCTCTTCCTCAACGGCCGCCTGTCTCAGATCAACCTGCGCGGCTGGCCGGACTTCATCCGGTTGGTCGAGGCTTACGGCCTCAAGGCGAGCCGGGTGGAGCGGCATGGTCAACTGAAGTCGGTCC includes:
- the leuB gene encoding 3-isopropylmalate dehydrogenase, which encodes MIAVLSGDGIGPEVCEQAIRALRAAGDRFGLKLTFEERPFGGKAIDETGVPLPEETLAACRRAHAVLLGAAGGPKWDGLPPEIRPERGLLDLRQEMRTFANLRPVYLPEVGFTSSPLRPELTSGGIDVLVVRELTGGLYFGDKKRWDGNDPGASDVLSYTVAQIERIARVAFGLAGSRRGRVTSVDKANVLLTSRLWREVVTEVAADYPEIELDHMYVDNCAHLMVRDPRRFDVILTENTFGDILSDLGGGLVGSLGLLPSASLGEGGPGIYEPVHGSAPDIAGRSLANPCGAILSVAMLARFSLGREDIARVIEDAVWSVLADGVHTSDLTSGNGHQPVSTEVFGDLVIREINQAGANDASGSTDGTDQGDGNRGLGRSGGHGARRNRLAGRSRFVGQTRPFTEGRWQM
- the ilvE gene encoding branched-chain-amino-acid transaminase, which translates into the protein MSIQIYIDGKFYPKAEAKVSVFDHGFLYGDGVFEGIRAYNGRVWKLDEHIKRLYEGAKAILLTIPLTPAEMTEAVLETLRRSSLDEGYIRLIVSRGVGDLGLDPRKCLRASVVIIADRITIYPQELYDKGLKVVTVATRRNHSEALSPRMKSLNYLNNIMGKMEANHLGYPEVLMLNSEGYVTEGTSDNLFIVRHGELLTAPITACILEGITRNTIIKLAAELGIPFRETLFNRVDVFTAEECFLTGTAAEAIAVTEVDGRVIGDGVPGSITTRLISAFRARTLVEGTPIWPAGQVRNLARAAGGEGQG
- the ilvD gene encoding dihydroxy-acid dehydratase, whose product is MARSNPVRPAPAGPLTAGLERAPHRSLLRALGLTDAEMAGPFVGVASAFSELVPGHLHLRSLTEAVKAGVRLAGGVPLEFPVIGVCDGLAMNHAGMKYSLATRELIADSVEAMAVGHALDALVLIPNCDKIIPGMLMAAARVNLPAALVSGGPMLAGRHDGRAVDLSTVFEAVGAVKAGRLDPGKLDELETAACPGCGSCSGMFTANSMNCLTEAIGMALPGNGTIPAVSAARVRLAKETGAAAVRALRHGIRPRDVITPAAVRNGLALDMALGCSSNTVLHLLAIAREAGLGMDLSWVEEVGRHTPQLCLLRPAGPHHLQDLDEAGGVSEVMARLLAAGLIDGRTFTVGGRALKDVLAEATARGRAGTAPGRNSAGAEVIRELANPHSKDGGLAILRGNLAPGGAVVKAGAVRPEMLVHSGPARVYESEEASMKAIMDGLVRPGDVLVIRYEGPQGGPGMREMLSPTAALAGMGLDDRVALLTDGRFSGATRGAAIGHIVPEAAVGGPIALVEDGDVVAIDIPGHRLELKVSEEALAERRRAWKPRPPATDSPFLRRYAGLVGPASSGAVLDDGSKGRDKSSAKEVGR
- the ilvB gene encoding biosynthetic-type acetolactate synthase large subunit; its protein translation is MKVTGAQALFKSLLEEDVEVIFGYPGGQVLEIYDALPQFPIRHILTRHEQGAVHAADGFARATGKVGVCLATSGPGAANLVTGLATAYMDSTPLVALTGQVSTALLGRDAFQESDLTGITMPITKHNYLVKDPADLPRIIKEAFHIASTGRPGPVLVDIPRDVQMGKVTFRYPSEVSLPGYKPTFYGHPAQITQAAKALGAAERPLILAGGGVTSSGAHEILMDLAEKLSIPVVSTLLGLGTIPADHPLFLGMLGMHGTYRANRAVHEADLLLAVGTRFSDRVTGPTDQFAAKAKIIHVDVDPAEIGKNVQVDIPVVGDARQILEVLTDKVGETKPDVAEWLAEIRSWHADGQSEVDDESPVNPPAAIRWIAEAAGQEAVIVTDVGQHQMWTAQHWPVRRPHTLISSGGLGTMGFGLPAAIGAKVGRPDAPVVLITGDGSFQMNVQELGTMAAEGIALKIFLFNNGSLGMVRQWQDLFLNGRLSQINLRGWPDFIRLVEAYGLKASRVERHGQLKSVLKTAMGTPEAHFVECQIDPDEKVFPMVPPGKSTMEMILGPG